A genomic segment from Aegilops tauschii subsp. strangulata cultivar AL8/78 chromosome 1, Aet v6.0, whole genome shotgun sequence encodes:
- the LOC109750850 gene encoding calcium-transporting ATPase 7, plasma membrane-type-like codes for MECADVLIAVSRRSTSPSTSSSWQPGRQWRKALTVIRTCHRLARLGILSAGVLPRRSNSSYVAIKIHHDGSDSDADAAAFSVAADDELFKGLVKEKRQDCFRRLGGGAGIAAALASHAERGIRGDGDDVRRRRESFGGNTYPKPRPKSFFSHVWDALKDVFLIVLLVCAVVSLGFGIKEHGLKDGWYDGVSIFLAVFLVAAVSAVSNHSQAKRFDKLASESDNIAVTVVRAGRRQEVSIFDILVGDVVILKIGDSVPADGVFLEGHGLQVDESSMTGEPHPIEIDAEKNPFLTGGVKIVDGYGRMLVTAVGTDTLWGEMMSSITKETAEPTPLQERLERLTSSIGKIGVAVAVLVFTVLTARHFTGSTKDDQGKPLFNKGHVTFDAVFSSLVVIFQQAVTIIVVAIPEGLPLAVTLTLAFSMKRMVKENALVRRLSACETMGSVTAICTDKTGTLTLNQMKVTEFWVGTDQPRGATAIAGSVVSLLCQGAGLNTTGSVYKPDNVSPPEITGSPTEKALLSWAVADLGMDADALKRSCKVLHVEAFNSDKKRSGVMIRDNVTGGVIAHWKGAAEMVLANCSMYVDTDGAARELGVEQRRNLEKVINDMAVGSLRCIAFAYKQVNSTTEQSKIDDDGLTLLGFVGLKDPCRPEVKAAIEACTKAGVAVKMVTGDNILTASAIAKECGIISSNDPSGIVIEGHEFRAMSPEQQLEIVDRIRVMARSLPLDKLALVQRLKQKGHVVAVTGDGTNDAPALKEADVGLSMGVQGTEVAKESSDIIILNDNFDTVVTATRWGRCVYNNIQKFIQFQLTVNVAALVINFVSAITTGKMPLTTVQLLWVNLIMDTMGALALATDTPTKALMDRPPIGRTAPLISNAMWRNLAAQAAFQIAVLLALQYRGRYVFGTDEKGNGTMIFNAFVLCQVFNEFNAREIEKKNVFAGVLKNMMFLVIIAVTLVLQVVMVEVLTRFAGTKRLGLGQWGVCLAIAAVSWPIGWAVKFIPVPDRTLHDILTRRKSS; via the coding sequence ATGGAGTGCGCCGACGTCCTGATCGCCGTGAGCCGCCGGTCAACGTCGCCTTCCACGTCCTCCTCGTGGCAGCCGGGAAGGCAATGGCGCAAGGCGCTCACCGTCATCCGGACGTGCCACAGGCTGGCGCGCCTCGGCATTCTGTCCGCGGGCGTCCTGCCACGGAGGAGCAACTCCTCCTACGTCGCCATCAAGATCCACCACGACGGCAGCGActccgacgccgacgccgccgcatTCTCCGTCGCCGCCGATGACGAGCTTTTCAAGGGCCTGGTCAAGGAGAAGCGCCAAGACTGCTTCCGCCGCCTCGGGGGTGGCGCCGGCATCGCGGCCGCGCTGGCGTCCCACGCCGAGCGCGGCAtccgcggcgacggcgacgacgtgCGGCGCCGCAGGGAGTCGTTCGGCGGGAACACGTACCCCAAGCCCAGGCCCAAGAGCTTCTTCAGCCACGTCTGGGACGCGCTCAAGGACGTCTTCCTCATCGTGCTCCTCGTCTGCGCCGTCGTCTCCCTCGGCTTCGGCATCAAGGAGCACGGCCTCAAGGACGGCTGGTACGACGGTGTAAGTATCTTCCTCGCCGTCTTCCTCGTTGCTGCCGTGTCCGCCGTCAGCAACCACAGCCAGGCCAAGCGGTTCGACAAGCTGGCCAGTGAGTCCGACAACATCGCAGTCACCGTAGTCCGCGCCGGCCGGAGGCAGGAGGTCTCCATATTCGACATCCTCGTCGGCGACGTGGTGATACTCAAGATCGGGGACTCGGTGCCGGCGGACGGGGTTTTCTTGGAGGGTCACGGCCTGCAGGTGGACGAGTCGAGCATGACAGGCGAGCCCCACCCGATCGAGATCGATGCCGAGAAGAACCCCTTCCTCACCGGCGGCGTGAAGATCGTCGACGGCTACGGCCGAATGCTCGTGACCGCCGTCGGCACCGACACCTTGTGGGGCGAGATGATGAGCAGCATAACCAAGGAGACCGCCGAGCCAACGCCGCTCCAGGAGCGCCTCGAGCGCCTCACCTCAagcattggcaagatcggcgtcGCCGTCGCGGTGCTCGTGTTCACCGTGCTCACCGCGCGCCACTTCACCGGCAGCACCAAGGACGACCAAGGGAAGCCGCTGTTCAACAAGGGCCACGTCACCTTCGACGCCGTCTTCAGCTCCCTCGTCGTCATCTTCCAGCAGGCCGTCACCATCATCGTCGTCGCCATCCCCGAGGGCCTCCCGCTCGCGGTGACGCTGACGCTCGCCTTCTCCATGAAGAGGATGGTGAAGGAGAACGCGCTGGTGCGCCGCCTGTCGGCGTGCGAGACAATGGGGTCGGTCACAGCCATCTGCACCGACAAGACCGGAACGCTGACGCTCAACCAGATGAAGGTGACCGAGTTTTGGGTCGGCACCGACCAGCCCAGAGGTGCCACGGCGATCGCCGGGAGCGTCGTCAGCTTGCTCTGCCAGGGAGCTGGGCTCAACACCACAGGAAGCGTTTACAAGCCGGACAACGTGTCGCCGCCGGAGATCACAGGCAGCCCGACGGAGAAGGCGCTGCTGTCGTGGGCCGTGGCGGACCTCGGCATGGACGCCGACGCGTTGAAGAGGAGCTGCAAGGTGCTGCACGTTGAGGCCTTCAACTCAGACAAGAAGCGCAGCGGCGTGATGATCAGGGACAATGTCACCGGCGGGGTGATCGCGCACTGGAAAGGCGCTGCGGAGATGGTGTTGGCGAACTGCTCGATGTACGTCGACaccgacggagcggcgcgcgaaCTCGGAGTGGAGCAGAGGAGGAACCTTGAGAAGGTGATCAACGACATGGCGGTCGGCAGCCTCCGGTGCATCGCCTTCGCCTACAAGCAGGTCAACAGCACTACTGAGCAATCGAAGATCGACGACGATGGTCTGACGTTGCTGGGCTTCGTCGGGCTGAAAGACCCTTGCCGGCCAGAGGTCAAGGCAGCCATTGAAGCTTGCACGAAGGCGGGCGTCGCCGTCAAGATGGTCACCGGAGACAACATCCTCACGGCCAGCGCGATCGCCAAGGAGTGCGGCATCATATCCAGCAACGACCCCAGCGGCATCGTCATCGAGGGGCACGAGTTCCGCGCCATGTCGCCGGAGCAGCAGCTGGAGATCGTGGACAGGATCCGCGTCATGGCGCGGTCCCTGCCGCTGGACAAGCTGGCGCTGGTGCAGCGGCTGAAGCAGAAGGGCCACGTGGTGGCCGTGACCGGCGACGGCACCAACGACGCGCCGGCGCTCAAGGAGGCGGACGTGGGGCTGTCCATGGGCGTCCAGGGCACCGAGGTGGCCAAGGAGAGCTCCGACATCATCATCCTCAACGACAACTTCGACACGGTGGTGACGGCCACGCGGTGGGGGCGCTGCGTCTACAACAACATCCAGAAGTTCATCCAGTTCCAGCTCACCGTCAACGTGGCGGCCCTCGTCATCAACTTCGTGTCCGCGATCACCACGGGCAAGATGCCGCTCACCACCGTGCAGCTCCTGTGGGTGAACCTCATCATGGACACCATGGGCGCGCTGGCGCTCGCCACGGACACGCCCACCAAGGCGCTCATGGACCGGCCGCCCATCGGCCGCACGGCGCCGCTCATCAGCAACGCCATGTGGCGCAACCTCGCCGCGCAGGCGGCGTTCCAGATCGCCGTCCTGCTGGCGCTGCAGTACCGGGGGCGGTACGTCTTCGGCACCGACGAGAAGGGCAACGGCACCATGATCTTCAACGCCTTCGTGCTCTGCCAGGTGTTCAACGAGTTCAACGCGCGGGAGATCGAGAAGAAGAACGTGTTCGCCGGGGTGCTCAAGAACATGATGTTCCTCGTCATCATCGCCGTCACGCTCGTCCTGCAGGTGGTCATGGTGGAGGTGCTCACCAGGTTCGCCGGCACCAAGAGGCTGGGGCTGGGGCAGTGGGGCGTCTGCCTCGCCATCGCCGCCGTGTCGTGGCCCATCGGCTGGGCCGTCAAGTTCATCCCCGTGCCGGACCGGACTCTCCATGACATCCTCACACGCCGGAAATCCTCATGA